A genomic stretch from Chitinophagaceae bacterium includes:
- a CDS encoding esterase, whose amino-acid sequence MQRELASWYSPSLGREMPIVTYGHYGFALLLVPTAAADYLEYERFQLIDTLKPWIEAGKVKVFSVNSMNTESWMNNEMQGEHKAIRHNQFNEYIYNEVIPFIRNSTSWDTQIIVSGASFGALHSMNLFLKRPDLINGVLAMSGVYDLTEYTKGFYDEQVYYNSPMHYMPNLTDHNVLEQIRRSNHIHIFSGSGAYEDPSSSGRFAKILYDKNINYELDIWGEEWPHDWNTWRHLMPHYMETRF is encoded by the coding sequence ATGCAAAGAGAGTTAGCCAGCTGGTACAGCCCCTCGTTAGGAAGAGAAATGCCCATTGTTACATACGGTCATTATGGCTTTGCATTGCTGCTTGTACCAACAGCCGCTGCTGATTATTTAGAGTATGAGCGTTTTCAGCTGATTGATACCTTAAAACCGTGGATCGAAGCCGGAAAAGTAAAAGTGTTTTCTGTTAACAGCATGAACACAGAAAGCTGGATGAATAATGAAATGCAGGGTGAACACAAAGCCATCCGCCATAACCAGTTCAATGAATATATTTATAATGAAGTGATCCCGTTTATCCGCAACAGCACTTCATGGGATACACAGATCATCGTAAGCGGTGCTTCATTTGGTGCATTGCACAGTATGAATTTATTTTTGAAACGCCCCGATCTGATTAATGGTGTATTGGCCATGAGTGGCGTGTATGATCTTACGGAATACACCAAAGGATTTTATGATGAACAGGTGTATTACAACAGCCCCATGCATTATATGCCCAACTTAACTGATCATAATGTTTTGGAACAAATCCGCAGAAGCAATCACATCCACATTTTTAGTGGAAGCGGTGCGTATGAAGATCCATCAAGCAGCGGTCGCTTTGCGAAAATTTTATACGATAAGAATATTAATTACGAACTCGATATCTGGGGTGAAGAGTGGCCGCACGACTGGAATACATGGAGACATTTGATGCCGCATTATATGGAAACGAGGTTTTAA
- a CDS encoding ATP-binding cassette domain-containing protein, giving the protein MNMQHYLVFLSNAFNKHFFIQQLLDKKATGVFEQFNETEAALFSSYRMQQFLLEEEIHGSSGIEDAARQSLRSMSSGEQKKALLKHLLAQKPGLLILDNVFDNLDVEAQQSLRIELGKIAEHTPIIQLLHRQRDALDFIKNRITLTEKGEAVPFNPAEEKEEATTEQTIPAPLHTYNLTTDELVRFANVNVSYDGRPVLQNINWTIHAGEFWQLKGPNGSGKTTLLTMITGDNVKGYGQELFIFGRKKGSGETVWEIKNKVGYLTPAMTDLFSTRHTLEQMIISGYVDSIGLYTIPSDMQKRAAHEWLQLLSMERKANKFFADLSSGEQRMALIARAMVKHPPLLILDEPLAGLDDHNANKVIQLINKIAAESESAILYVSHQTEKELTPQKVFELTKTEKGSIGTVVNH; this is encoded by the coding sequence ATGAACATGCAACACTACCTCGTATTTCTTTCCAACGCATTTAACAAACATTTTTTTATTCAGCAGCTGCTCGATAAAAAAGCGACCGGTGTTTTTGAACAGTTCAATGAAACAGAAGCAGCACTTTTTTCTTCGTACAGAATGCAGCAGTTTTTACTGGAAGAAGAGATTCATGGATCTTCAGGAATTGAAGATGCGGCAAGGCAAAGCCTTCGCTCTATGTCGAGTGGTGAACAAAAGAAAGCATTACTGAAACACCTCTTAGCACAAAAACCGGGTCTGCTTATTCTTGATAATGTATTTGACAATCTTGATGTGGAAGCACAACAATCACTAAGAATTGAATTAGGAAAAATTGCAGAACATACACCCATTATACAATTGCTGCACCGGCAAAGAGATGCACTTGATTTTATAAAGAACAGAATTACTCTTACTGAAAAAGGAGAAGCAGTTCCATTCAACCCAGCTGAAGAGAAAGAAGAAGCAACAACAGAACAAACGATCCCGGCACCACTTCACACATATAATTTAACAACAGATGAACTGGTTCGGTTTGCTAATGTGAATGTGAGTTATGATGGCAGGCCGGTTTTACAAAACATCAACTGGACCATTCATGCCGGAGAGTTCTGGCAACTGAAAGGCCCCAATGGCTCCGGTAAAACAACTTTGCTTACGATGATCACCGGTGATAATGTAAAAGGGTATGGACAGGAGCTGTTTATTTTCGGCAGAAAGAAAGGCAGTGGTGAAACGGTTTGGGAAATAAAAAATAAAGTTGGTTATCTCACTCCTGCCATGACAGATCTGTTCAGCACAAGACATACATTGGAGCAAATGATCATTTCCGGTTATGTGGATTCAATTGGTTTGTATACCATTCCAAGTGATATGCAGAAACGTGCAGCACATGAGTGGTTACAACTCTTATCAATGGAACGGAAGGCAAATAAATTTTTTGCTGATCTTTCTTCCGGCGAACAACGGATGGCATTGATTGCAAGAGCGATGGTGAAACATCCGCCACTATTAATTCTTGATGAACCGCTGGCTGGATTGGATGATCACAATGCAAACAAAGTAATTCAGCTTATTAATAAAATTGCAGCAGAAAGTGAATCAGCTATTCTGTATGTTTCGCATCAAACGGAAAAAGAACTGACCCCGCAGAAAGTATTTGAATTAACGAAAACAGAAAAAGGATCAATCGGGACTGTTGTGAATCATTGA
- a CDS encoding TraB/GumN family protein gives MKKLQLLSCLLFLISFSSIAQTKEKSSLLWEISGNGLQQSSYLFGTVHIICKEDFFFPETLKEKFLSADAVFLEIDMDDPAMIMKMMTLLQLPKGQTIKQLFGDTAFKRFDSSYKKITGSSAAMFNTFKPFMLMSMLTEKTLNCPTRESYEQTFMTMAAKNKKEIKGLETIEDQIAVFDAIPDSVEVANLKEMVNDFQNQVTEFEKLISIYKTQDIDSIFNLTQQGTDELNAEAELLTKRNSNWIPVMKANMQKASCFFAVGAAHLGGDIGVIALLRKQGYTVKPVKL, from the coding sequence ATGAAAAAACTGCAACTGCTTTCCTGCCTTTTATTTTTGATTTCTTTTTCTTCAATTGCTCAAACAAAAGAAAAAAGCAGCCTGCTATGGGAAATCAGCGGCAACGGTTTGCAGCAATCCTCTTATCTCTTTGGCACAGTGCATATCATCTGCAAAGAAGATTTCTTTTTCCCTGAAACACTGAAGGAGAAATTCCTGAGTGCCGATGCTGTTTTTCTTGAAATTGATATGGACGACCCGGCAATGATCATGAAGATGATGACATTGCTGCAATTACCGAAGGGACAAACCATCAAACAACTGTTTGGTGACACTGCGTTTAAACGGTTCGACAGCAGTTATAAAAAAATAACCGGATCTTCTGCTGCGATGTTCAATACGTTCAAACCATTTATGCTGATGAGCATGCTCACAGAAAAAACACTCAACTGCCCAACCCGTGAATCGTATGAACAAACTTTCATGACAATGGCGGCAAAAAATAAAAAAGAAATTAAAGGACTGGAAACAATCGAAGATCAAATCGCTGTGTTTGATGCTATACCTGACAGTGTAGAAGTGGCTAACCTGAAAGAGATGGTAAACGATTTTCAGAACCAGGTTACAGAGTTTGAAAAATTAATCAGCATTTATAAAACACAGGATATTGATTCTATCTTCAATTTAACACAACAGGGAACGGATGAGTTAAATGCTGAAGCAGAATTGCTAACTAAACGAAACAGCAACTGGATTCCGGTGATGAAAGCAAATATGCAGAAGGCTTCCTGCTTTTTTGCAGTTGGTGCCGCACACTTAGGTGGTGATATTGGTGTGATTGCTTTATTGAGAAAACAGGGCTATACTGTTAAACCGGTGAAACTATAA
- a CDS encoding sigma-70 family RNA polymerase sigma factor, which yields MIETAEQEFLQLVNQNQGIIRKVCHLYGRNDADKDDLYQEIVIQLWKSFDSFRGEAKFSTWMYRIALNTAISNLRKQSRKVALSFPEFIPTEQADTDEEKLKEEKLKEMYAAISRLTEVEKAIVMLFLEDKSYDEMEEILGISSGTLRVKMNRIKEKLRTLTKAQAYGT from the coding sequence ATGATCGAAACCGCTGAACAGGAATTTTTGCAACTGGTAAATCAAAACCAGGGCATTATAAGAAAGGTGTGTCACCTCTATGGCCGCAATGATGCGGACAAGGATGACCTGTACCAGGAAATTGTTATTCAGCTGTGGAAATCATTTGATTCTTTTCGTGGCGAAGCAAAGTTCAGCACCTGGATGTACCGTATTGCATTGAACACAGCCATCAGCAACCTGCGGAAGCAATCAAGAAAAGTAGCACTCAGCTTTCCGGAATTTATACCAACAGAACAGGCGGATACGGATGAAGAAAAACTAAAAGAAGAGAAGCTGAAGGAAATGTATGCAGCCATCAGCCGCTTAACCGAAGTGGAAAAAGCTATTGTGATGCTTTTCCTGGAGGATAAAAGTTATGACGAAATGGAAGAGATTCTCGGTATCAGCAGCGGCACACTTCGTGTAAAAATGAACCGCATAAAAGAAAAATTAAGAACACTCACTAAAGCACAGGCATATGGAACTTGA
- a CDS encoding arsenate reductase: protein MKKMYHLASCTTCQAIIRETKVVKAGTEMQNIKEEKITPLQLEEMKNLSGSYEALFSRRALKYKELGLKDKQLTEDDYKNFILEEYTFLKRPVTIFNGKIFIGNDKKTVEALKKAVK from the coding sequence ATGAAAAAAATGTATCATCTCGCCAGCTGCACCACCTGCCAGGCAATTATCAGGGAAACAAAAGTGGTAAAGGCGGGAACAGAAATGCAGAACATTAAAGAAGAAAAGATCACTCCATTACAACTGGAAGAAATGAAAAACCTTTCGGGCAGTTATGAAGCACTGTTCAGCCGCCGTGCATTAAAATACAAAGAGCTTGGTCTCAAAGACAAACAACTCACTGAAGACGATTATAAAAACTTTATACTGGAAGAATATACCTTTCTGAAACGACCCGTTACCATCTTCAACGGTAAGATCTTTATCGGCAATGATAAAAAAACGGTAGAGGCTTTGAAGAAGGCGGTGAAATAG
- a CDS encoding serine acetyltransferase, whose translation MSKFPGYLLSSHFPSRQTVVSFTDELINYLFPVIHDPKSFDQAEIKMQASLQKKLIEILTPLSQNYSIDVEEIAEHYFDELPDIKQQLIEDAELILEFDPAAKSLEEVVLSYPGFQAIIVYRLTHVLYQKQIPILPRMMSELAHSRTGIDINPGAVIGCPFFIDHGTGIVIGETSVIGKNVKMYQGVTLGALAVRKEDAQFKRHPTIEDNVVIYANSTILGGKTVIGHDSIVGGNTWIIESVIPHSVVYTKNQIIIADKKDFTEPLNFII comes from the coding sequence ATGAGCAAATTTCCGGGCTACCTGCTGAGCAGTCATTTCCCATCGAGGCAAACGGTGGTTTCATTTACGGATGAATTAATCAATTACCTGTTCCCGGTTATCCATGATCCCAAATCCTTTGATCAGGCAGAAATAAAAATGCAGGCATCCCTGCAAAAAAAGCTGATTGAAATTCTTACACCACTCTCTCAGAACTATTCAATTGATGTAGAAGAAATAGCAGAACATTATTTTGATGAACTGCCCGACATTAAACAGCAATTGATTGAAGATGCAGAACTTATTCTTGAATTTGATCCAGCTGCCAAATCGCTGGAAGAAGTGGTGCTTTCTTATCCTGGTTTCCAGGCAATCATAGTTTACCGTTTAACGCATGTGCTGTATCAGAAACAGATTCCTATTTTACCACGTATGATGAGTGAGCTGGCACACAGTCGCACAGGGATTGACATTAACCCGGGTGCTGTAATTGGCTGCCCGTTTTTTATTGATCATGGAACCGGTATTGTAATTGGTGAAACAAGTGTAATTGGAAAGAATGTAAAAATGTACCAGGGAGTTACCTTAGGTGCACTTGCTGTAAGAAAAGAAGATGCACAGTTCAAACGTCATCCAACAATAGAAGACAATGTGGTGATTTATGCTAACAGTACTATTCTTGGTGGTAAAACGGTCATTGGTCACGACAGTATTGTAGGCGGCAACACATGGATTATTGAAAGTGTAATTCCGCACAGTGTAGTGTATACAAAAAATCAAATCATTATCGCCGATAAAAAAGATTTTACCGAACCGTTAAACTTTATCATTTAA
- the cysK gene encoding cysteine synthase A, whose translation MKANNILETIGNTPHVKINHLFSADVEVWSKLERANPGGSIKDRIALSMIEDAEKKGLLKPGSIIIEPTSGNTGIGLAMVAAVKGYEIILVMPESMSIERRKLMSVYGATFELTPREKGMKGAIEKAKELIEATPGSWMPQQFDNPANIEVHAKTTAQEIIADFPEGLDYLITGVGTGGHITGVGRELKKKFPNIKVFAVEPELSPVISGGAPSPHPIQGIGAGFIPANLDVTVLDGVIQVSKDEAFDYARRSASEEGIFQGISSGATMAATAKKIPEMAKGSRVLIFNYDTGERYFSVDGLF comes from the coding sequence ATGAAAGCAAATAACATTTTAGAAACAATTGGCAACACGCCGCATGTAAAGATCAACCATTTATTTTCTGCTGATGTGGAAGTATGGAGCAAACTGGAAAGAGCAAATCCCGGAGGAAGTATCAAAGACCGTATTGCATTAAGCATGATTGAGGATGCAGAGAAAAAAGGTTTATTAAAACCCGGCAGTATCATTATTGAACCAACAAGTGGCAACACAGGTATTGGTTTGGCAATGGTAGCTGCAGTAAAAGGATACGAAATTATTTTAGTGATGCCCGAGAGTATGAGTATTGAGCGACGCAAACTCATGAGTGTATACGGTGCAACATTTGAATTAACGCCCCGTGAAAAAGGAATGAAAGGTGCTATTGAAAAAGCAAAAGAATTAATAGAAGCAACTCCCGGCAGCTGGATGCCACAGCAGTTTGATAACCCTGCGAATATTGAAGTGCATGCAAAAACAACTGCACAGGAAATCATTGCTGATTTTCCGGAGGGACTGGATTATTTAATTACGGGTGTTGGTACTGGCGGACATATTACCGGTGTTGGCCGTGAATTAAAAAAGAAATTCCCTAATATAAAAGTATTTGCTGTTGAGCCGGAGCTATCTCCGGTAATCAGCGGTGGTGCTCCTTCACCACATCCCATACAGGGAATTGGTGCAGGGTTTATTCCTGCCAACCTGGATGTAACTGTTCTGGATGGTGTGATACAGGTAAGCAAAGATGAAGCATTTGATTATGCCCGCCGTTCAGCAAGTGAAGAAGGAATTTTCCAGGGAATTTCAAGTGGCGCAACCATGGCTGCAACTGCAAAGAAAATTCCTGAAATGGCGAAGGGAAGCCGTGTACTGATTTTTAATTACGATACAGGCGAACGCTATTTCAGTGTTGATGGTTTATTTTAA
- a CDS encoding sensor histidine kinase, whose protein sequence is MNPAAEIIYYYLLLYTLGCASLAFMYHLVLYVQRKERLLLYYWVYLLLLSLFLLSRVLLSKDQSGHAHSTWLFQFWDELLQLLFYYGYIEFVGRALDIRPHSHRKLYFFWKTLSTIILLIAVCHVVLMLTHTIEIRNRYLFRGSRLLLIVISLVVLLIYAFRKTTVFQRYILAGSLIFLVTGALAFASYVYHFSIGNIYALGFTFIGEVADVLLFSAAMGYRLRITYEEKEKAMKELEEQRELVRQKDIERVEAVMETRYQERNRIARELHDEVGSSLSSINIFSTVADQYIQQNQAKAGELVNKIKLTSEKVMENMSDLVWAINAETDDTQSLVIRIRQFASSLLDAKNIRLEIETTEPVQQLLLKTDAKKNILLVCKEAVNNIAKYSGASAAFIQIHIKEEQLHLQISDNGTGFIPGTTRGNGLINMKTRCKESEGSFEINSSAEKGTSIVCSFPLTRISN, encoded by the coding sequence ATGAATCCCGCTGCTGAAATCATTTACTACTACCTCCTGCTGTACACACTTGGATGTGCCTCACTCGCTTTCATGTATCACCTCGTATTGTACGTTCAAAGAAAAGAAAGACTGTTGCTGTATTACTGGGTTTATCTGTTATTGCTTTCTTTATTTTTGTTAAGTAGGGTATTATTGTCAAAAGATCAAAGCGGCCATGCACACAGTACCTGGCTCTTTCAATTCTGGGACGAGTTATTGCAACTTCTTTTTTATTATGGCTATATTGAATTTGTAGGGCGTGCTCTCGATATCCGTCCGCATAGCCACCGCAAACTTTATTTTTTCTGGAAAACACTTTCAACAATTATTTTGCTGATCGCTGTATGTCATGTAGTGCTGATGCTCACTCATACAATTGAAATCCGCAACAGGTATTTATTCCGTGGATCGAGGTTGCTGCTGATCGTTATTTCACTGGTTGTGCTTCTTATTTATGCATTCAGAAAAACAACCGTGTTTCAACGGTACATACTTGCCGGTTCTTTAATCTTCCTCGTAACTGGTGCTCTTGCTTTTGCCTCTTATGTGTACCATTTCAGTATTGGAAATATTTATGCCCTCGGCTTTACGTTTATTGGTGAAGTGGCTGATGTGCTTTTATTTTCTGCCGCTATGGGCTATCGCCTCCGCATTACTTATGAAGAAAAGGAAAAGGCTATGAAAGAGCTGGAAGAACAAAGGGAGCTTGTGAGGCAAAAAGATATCGAACGGGTAGAGGCGGTTATGGAAACCCGTTACCAGGAAAGAAACCGAATTGCCCGTGAACTGCACGATGAGGTTGGCTCCTCACTCAGCAGCATCAATATCTTCAGCACGGTGGCAGATCAATATATACAACAGAACCAGGCAAAAGCGGGTGAGCTCGTGAATAAAATCAAACTCACATCAGAAAAAGTGATGGAAAACATGAGTGATCTTGTTTGGGCCATCAATGCAGAAACCGACGATACACAAAGCCTGGTAATACGTATCCGTCAGTTTGCATCATCCCTGCTTGATGCAAAGAACATCCGGCTTGAAATAGAAACAACGGAACCTGTTCAGCAACTCCTGTTAAAAACAGACGCCAAAAAAAACATTCTGCTTGTATGCAAAGAGGCCGTTAACAATATTGCCAAATACAGCGGTGCATCAGCAGCTTTTATACAAATTCATATAAAAGAGGAGCAGCTTCATCTGCAAATTTCTGATAACGGAACCGGTTTTATTCCCGGTACAACAAGGGGAAACGGCCTGATAAACATGAAAACCCGATGCAAAGAATCAGAAGGCAGTTTTGAAATTAATTCATCGGCTGAAAAAGGAACTTCCATTGTCTGCTCGTTTCCGCTTACTAGAATTAGCAATTGA
- a CDS encoding response regulator transcription factor — MPKIKVLIYDDNEDRRDSLSALLLLADEMQCVGDFPDCSNVQEQIRTLQPNVVLMDIDMPNVNGIEGLKIIRLHFPEVKVLMQTVFEQNEKIFDSIRFGAAGYILKTETPTRILEAIRYVNEGGAMMTASVAAKVLQYFRQEATPVAQADYDLSDRENEVLKLLADGNSYKMIAGKLSITYFTVNAHLKKIYEKLQVHSASEAVAMALRQKLV, encoded by the coding sequence ATGCCAAAGATAAAAGTGTTGATATATGATGACAATGAAGACAGGAGAGACAGCCTCTCGGCACTGTTGTTGCTGGCAGATGAAATGCAGTGTGTTGGCGACTTTCCTGATTGTTCAAATGTGCAGGAGCAGATCAGAACCCTGCAGCCAAATGTTGTGCTGATGGATATTGATATGCCAAATGTAAATGGTATTGAAGGGCTGAAAATTATCAGGCTTCATTTCCCTGAAGTAAAAGTATTAATGCAAACTGTATTTGAACAGAATGAAAAAATATTTGACAGCATCCGCTTTGGTGCTGCAGGATATATATTAAAAACAGAAACACCAACCCGGATACTTGAAGCAATTCGTTATGTAAATGAAGGAGGTGCAATGATGACGGCATCAGTTGCAGCCAAAGTGTTGCAGTATTTCCGGCAGGAAGCAACACCGGTGGCACAGGCCGATTATGATCTTTCCGATAGAGAAAACGAGGTGTTGAAATTACTGGCCGATGGCAACAGCTACAAAATGATTGCCGGCAAATTATCCATTACATATTTTACCGTGAACGCACACCTGAAAAAGATTTATGAAAAACTGCAGGTACATTCTGCCAGTGAAGCCGTTGCAATGGCTCTGCGTCAAAAACTTGTATAG
- a CDS encoding tetratricopeptide repeat protein has product MKRFVLLVLIISLASISRAQDIEAINKLKDSLERVIKQFEVQMKKPQGQTKQQKPPASSTSKTGNPSVTNDDDKISLLPKNAKLLASIPVKTLSAAELVVYVSNIQTKLQQQKANSKEIAIATRLMQKYPVSNHHNLALLFFAKKQYVSSLYVLCSVIKKNPANSLVLNNFAAVLNHVGFPHKSIPVSQHVLANASQSAMVNNNLGQAYFRLGDMDNAIRFLSAASRIEPFHIEANATQGYINEAGGNNTAAAQQYSNSMKGGYNKAAAEGLKRTKPSDDAGNHLRLPPRMKYPEMDDNIPFVCPSFSGGDYLACVTFNSKMHAENEAWTIAQKDYDERVGRDMEANAINMMRMQQSGGRIAAKMPPLFDKAQMVMAKAYRTYTDDLQRYENEFAKWKTAFDEEWKGKLKDMCKGLDPDACCAKETAMYNSKNAAYMSRYLKYCEDVWNNARWHYNTVAYWYPYVASVPFAARDLVLARGILLGTAEKLTSVQVIEYTCNTSFERTDTATKNADFKDIDCPVSINIPLVIGDISLTCESFSVEMGEGIMGGFEYEFASGQTTMYIGVGAQAEMGVISLEASATQFITFDNNFNVTDIGNKVSAGASAMEISSTLGLNGASVEGEAVFGVNSGLNVSADASVMGQSMMAGEIQLL; this is encoded by the coding sequence ATGAAAAGGTTTGTTCTCCTTGTTCTTATAATCTCATTAGCTTCTATTTCACGAGCACAGGATATTGAAGCAATTAATAAATTGAAAGATAGCCTTGAACGTGTTATAAAACAGTTTGAAGTGCAAATGAAAAAGCCCCAGGGGCAGACTAAACAGCAAAAACCGCCTGCATCTTCAACTTCCAAAACAGGTAACCCCTCCGTTACAAATGATGATGATAAGATTTCGCTGCTGCCTAAAAATGCAAAGCTGCTGGCATCCATTCCCGTAAAAACATTATCAGCAGCTGAATTGGTTGTTTACGTCAGCAACATTCAAACAAAACTTCAGCAGCAAAAAGCAAACAGCAAAGAAATTGCAATAGCTACGAGGCTTATGCAAAAATACCCGGTATCAAACCACCACAATCTTGCCTTGTTATTCTTTGCGAAAAAACAATATGTTTCTTCACTGTATGTACTATGCTCTGTAATTAAAAAAAATCCGGCTAACAGTCTTGTTCTAAACAACTTTGCAGCAGTGCTTAACCATGTTGGTTTTCCGCACAAATCGATTCCTGTTTCACAGCATGTTTTAGCCAATGCTTCACAAAGTGCTATGGTAAATAATAACCTGGGGCAGGCTTATTTCCGCCTCGGCGACATGGATAATGCCATCCGCTTTCTGTCTGCTGCCTCCCGCATTGAGCCTTTTCATATTGAAGCCAATGCCACGCAGGGTTATATTAATGAAGCAGGAGGTAACAATACCGCAGCAGCACAGCAATACAGTAATTCGATGAAGGGTGGTTATAACAAAGCTGCCGCTGAGGGTTTAAAAAGAACAAAACCTTCAGATGATGCCGGCAATCATCTTCGCTTACCACCACGAATGAAGTATCCGGAAATGGATGATAATATTCCGTTTGTCTGTCCTTCATTTTCGGGTGGTGATTATTTAGCCTGCGTAACATTTAACTCAAAAATGCATGCAGAAAATGAAGCATGGACAATCGCTCAAAAAGATTATGATGAAAGGGTGGGCCGTGATATGGAGGCCAATGCAATCAACATGATGCGGATGCAGCAATCGGGTGGCAGGATAGCTGCAAAAATGCCTCCGCTGTTTGATAAAGCACAGATGGTAATGGCTAAAGCATACCGGACCTACACAGACGATCTGCAGCGTTATGAAAATGAATTTGCCAAATGGAAAACAGCTTTTGATGAAGAATGGAAGGGAAAACTGAAAGATATGTGTAAGGGTCTGGACCCGGATGCCTGTTGCGCCAAAGAAACTGCCATGTACAACAGCAAAAATGCTGCGTACATGAGCCGTTACCTGAAGTATTGCGAAGATGTTTGGAACAATGCCCGGTGGCATTATAATACAGTTGCATACTGGTATCCTTATGTTGCATCTGTGCCTTTTGCAGCCAGGGACCTTGTATTAGCCAGGGGCATTTTGCTGGGTACTGCTGAAAAACTCACCAGCGTACAGGTAATAGAATATACCTGCAACACATCTTTTGAGCGTACAGATACGGCTACAAAAAATGCAGACTTCAAAGACATCGATTGTCCCGTTAGCATCAATATTCCGCTTGTGATCGGGGATATCAGTTTAACATGCGAATCTTTTAGTGTTGAAATGGGAGAAGGAATTATGGGCGGGTTTGAATATGAATTCGCTTCAGGACAAACAACTATGTATATCGGTGTGGGAGCACAGGCAGAAATGGGTGTAATTAGCCTGGAAGCAAGTGCCACGCAGTTTATTACGTTCGACAATAATTTTAATGTAACAGATATTGGTAATAAAGTTTCTGCAGGCGCTTCGGCAATGGAAATATCTTCCACGCTTGGATTAAATGGAGCAAGTGTTGAAGGCGAAGCCGTATTTGGTGTGAACAGCGGGCTTAATGTAAGTGCAGATGCATCGGTAATGGGACAAAGTATGATGGCAGGAGAAATTCAATTATTATAA